From one Nitrospirota bacterium genomic stretch:
- a CDS encoding sigma-54 dependent transcriptional regulator: protein MAINAKVLIIDDEKVALRNLEHVMKKEGYDTVGTVSGQNALKLLEEQRFDVVLTDLRMEKVDGMQILQRSRELSPDTEVIMITGYATLKSAIDAIKHGAFYYIAKPFKLEEVRKVVREAAEKVRLKQENRQLREHLAAYQGKVKIITQDPGVQRLLETARQIAPTDCTVLITGESGTGKELFAKYLHYHSKRAKGPFLAVNCGSFNEELLANELFGHEPGAFTGATGVKKGLIEMASGGTLFLDEITEMPPSMQVKLLRALQEKEVLRIGATSPHRVDVRFIAATNRDIHDAMKSGAFRQDLYFRLNVVSLRIPPLSERRDDIPLLSHYFLGKYAALMNKAVAEISPEVISFLMSYDFPGNVRELENIIERGVALAQGTTIELAHLPEDLRELSIKTFRKKDGKIPSLEDQEVAYIQWVLNEVGGNKTLAAQILGIDRVSLWRKLKKHGLEE from the coding sequence ATGGCGATCAACGCTAAAGTTCTTATCATCGATGATGAAAAGGTAGCCCTCCGGAATCTCGAGCATGTCATGAAGAAAGAGGGATACGATACGGTCGGGACCGTGAGCGGGCAGAACGCCCTCAAGCTCCTCGAGGAGCAGCGGTTCGATGTCGTCCTCACCGACCTGCGCATGGAAAAGGTGGACGGGATGCAGATCCTGCAGCGTTCCCGGGAGCTCTCCCCGGATACCGAGGTGATCATGATCACCGGCTACGCGACGCTGAAGTCCGCCATCGACGCCATAAAGCACGGCGCCTTTTACTACATAGCAAAGCCCTTCAAGCTCGAAGAGGTGAGAAAGGTCGTGCGGGAGGCGGCAGAGAAGGTGCGGCTCAAGCAGGAGAACCGGCAGCTCCGGGAGCACCTCGCCGCATACCAGGGCAAGGTAAAGATCATTACCCAGGACCCCGGCGTGCAGCGGCTTCTCGAGACGGCGCGGCAGATCGCGCCGACCGACTGCACGGTCCTCATCACCGGCGAAAGCGGGACCGGCAAGGAGCTCTTCGCAAAGTACCTCCATTACCACAGCAAGCGGGCGAAAGGTCCCTTCCTCGCCGTCAACTGCGGGTCCTTCAACGAGGAGCTCCTCGCGAACGAGCTCTTCGGCCATGAGCCGGGCGCCTTCACCGGCGCCACTGGCGTGAAGAAGGGCCTCATCGAAATGGCCTCGGGCGGGACGCTCTTCCTCGACGAGATCACCGAGATGCCGCCGTCCATGCAGGTGAAGCTCCTGCGCGCCCTGCAGGAGAAAGAGGTCCTCCGCATCGGGGCCACATCGCCGCACAGGGTCGATGTGCGCTTCATAGCCGCGACGAACCGGGATATCCACGACGCGATGAAGAGCGGCGCGTTCCGGCAGGACCTCTACTTCAGGCTGAATGTCGTCTCGCTCCGCATCCCTCCCCTTTCCGAGCGGCGCGACGACATCCCGCTGCTGAGCCACTACTTCCTGGGCAAGTACGCGGCCCTGATGAACAAGGCCGTCGCCGAGATCTCGCCCGAGGTCATCTCGTTCCTTATGAGCTATGACTTTCCCGGCAATGTCCGTGAGCTCGAGAACATCATCGAGCGCGGCGTCGCGCTCGCCCAGGGCACGACCATAGAGCTCGCCCATCTCCCCGAAGACCTCCGGGAGCTGAGCATAAAGACCTTCAGAAAAAAGGACGGCAAGATCCCCTCCCTCGAGGACCAGGAGGTCGCCTACATCCAGTGGGTGCTCAACGAAGTCGGCGGCAACAAAACGCTGGCCGCACAGATCCTCGGCATCGATCGCGTGTCGCTCTGGAGAAAGCTCAAGAAGCACGGGCTGGAGGAGTGA
- a CDS encoding ATP-binding protein, whose translation MSARFPYRPSIRKKITFGYYAIVGAIIGLSLFTFMELRFIEKKIMSGEAVTEFFNTALEIRRFEKNYFLYGQDSDYRETTAYVSAARKLLEGNTKAFATVASEHQIARLRDGLVLYERLMEQYAVLGRQSGAEAEILEGRIRTAGKDIITIAESLAKTERSLIQALLYNSQSLLVFSILVLAFVGIAIGQVLSRIVVRPLKQLQDSMEGIADGKFETILIKSKDREIVSLTRAFNKMLKELELRQRHLLQSEKLASLGTLLSGVAHELNNPLSNISTSCQILTEEIGEDDLAYKKELLSQIDEQTDRARNIVRSLLDFSRDREFKKERLPLKKLFEETIRFIKGQVPTRVGVTLDIPDDLVIFADKQRMQQALLNLIRNAIEAVPGEGGISVRARQQRAVDKAEDTGAEIYNYLKYHGKCTLEEDTVDIEIRDTGVGIPREALPKIFDPFFTTKEVGKGSGLGLYIVHEIIDEHDGCIAADSEDGKGTTFIIRLPMPRELQGGAETREGKSAYGDQR comes from the coding sequence ATGAGCGCGCGCTTCCCCTACCGGCCCAGCATCCGGAAGAAGATCACCTTCGGCTACTACGCCATCGTCGGCGCCATCATCGGTCTCTCGCTCTTTACCTTCATGGAGCTGCGGTTCATCGAGAAGAAGATCATGTCCGGCGAAGCGGTGACGGAGTTCTTCAATACCGCGCTCGAGATCAGGCGCTTCGAGAAGAACTATTTTCTTTATGGCCAGGACTCCGATTACCGGGAGACGACCGCCTATGTGAGCGCGGCCCGGAAGCTGCTCGAGGGCAATACGAAGGCCTTCGCGACCGTGGCGAGCGAGCACCAGATAGCACGGCTGCGGGACGGCCTCGTCCTCTACGAGCGGCTCATGGAACAGTACGCGGTGTTGGGAAGGCAGTCAGGCGCCGAAGCGGAGATTCTCGAGGGGCGCATACGGACAGCGGGAAAGGATATCATCACCATAGCGGAGTCCCTGGCAAAGACCGAACGGAGCCTCATCCAGGCGCTGCTCTACAACTCCCAGAGCCTCCTCGTCTTTTCGATCCTCGTGCTCGCCTTCGTCGGCATCGCCATAGGCCAGGTATTGTCGAGAATAGTAGTGCGCCCCCTGAAACAGCTCCAGGACAGCATGGAGGGCATCGCCGACGGCAAGTTCGAGACGATCCTGATCAAGTCCAAGGACCGGGAGATCGTGTCGCTCACCCGCGCCTTCAACAAGATGCTGAAGGAGCTCGAGCTCAGGCAGCGCCACCTGCTCCAGTCCGAGAAGCTCGCCTCGCTGGGCACGCTGCTCTCGGGGGTCGCCCACGAGCTCAACAACCCGCTCTCGAACATCTCTACCTCCTGCCAGATCCTGACCGAAGAGATCGGGGAGGACGACCTCGCGTACAAGAAAGAGCTCCTTTCCCAGATCGACGAGCAGACCGACCGTGCACGCAACATCGTCCGCTCCCTTCTGGACTTCTCGCGGGACAGGGAGTTCAAGAAAGAGCGCCTGCCGCTGAAGAAGCTCTTCGAAGAGACCATACGGTTCATCAAGGGGCAGGTCCCGACCAGAGTGGGGGTGACTCTCGATATACCGGACGACCTCGTCATCTTCGCCGACAAGCAGCGGATGCAGCAGGCCCTCCTCAACCTGATCAGGAACGCCATCGAGGCCGTTCCCGGAGAGGGCGGCATCTCCGTCAGGGCGCGGCAGCAGCGGGCGGTAGACAAGGCAGAGGATACCGGCGCCGAAATTTACAACTATCTCAAGTATCACGGCAAGTGCACCCTCGAGGAAGACACCGTCGATATCGAGATCAGGGACACGGGCGTGGGTATCCCGCGCGAGGCGCTCCCGAAGATATTCGATCCCTTCTTCACGACCAAGGAGGTGGGGAAGGGCTCCGGCCTCGGCCTCTACATCGTTCACGAGATCATCGACGAGCACGACGGCTGCATTGCCGCCGACAGCGAGGACGGCAAGGGAACGACATTCATAATCCGGCTGCCCATGCCGCGAGAGCTGCAGGGCGGAGCGGAAACACGCGAGGGGAAGAGTGCATATGGCGATCAACGCTAA
- a CDS encoding universal stress protein, which produces MGRFKKTMRQFEAAMTAASFAEEGELGTARQILKEEGRVLLALREGQSGSKAFRYALNTCKRIGAGLDILYVSARNAVAGALEPWLSELKAQGISYRVLQREGCLEQEIIDYAAANNGVLFAVAESSEALERECAGKRSGLSDAWSRLTCPLVVVAENTQD; this is translated from the coding sequence ATGGGCAGATTCAAAAAGACCATGAGACAGTTCGAGGCGGCGATGACCGCGGCGTCCTTCGCAGAGGAGGGAGAGCTCGGCACGGCCCGGCAGATCCTGAAGGAAGAGGGGCGGGTGCTGCTCGCGCTGCGCGAGGGGCAGTCGGGCTCGAAGGCCTTCAGGTACGCGCTCAACACCTGCAAAAGGATCGGCGCAGGGCTCGACATCCTCTATGTCTCGGCGAGAAACGCTGTCGCCGGCGCCCTCGAGCCGTGGCTGTCGGAGCTGAAGGCCCAGGGCATCAGCTATCGCGTACTGCAGCGGGAGGGCTGCCTGGAGCAGGAGATCATCGACTACGCCGCAGCCAATAACGGCGTCCTGTTTGCGGTCGCCGAATCCTCCGAGGCCCTCGAGAGGGAGTGCGCGGGAAAGCGCAGCGGGCTTTCCGATGCGTGGAGCCGTCTCACCTGTCCCCTGGTCGTTGTCGCGGAGAATACTCAAGACTGA